A genomic segment from Cyanobium sp. NIES-981 encodes:
- a CDS encoding AlpA family transcriptional regulator, whose amino-acid sequence MTVSTTRRLLRLPEVKQKVGLSRTAIYRLIAEGQFPRQVCIGPRTVAWCQDDLEAWIEQRIQGAPERSDHS is encoded by the coding sequence ATGACTGTCTCCACGACACGACGTCTGCTGCGCCTGCCGGAGGTGAAGCAGAAAGTGGGCCTGTCCCGCACCGCCATCTACCGGCTGATCGCGGAGGGCCAGTTCCCCAGGCAGGTCTGCATCGGGCCGCGCACGGTGGCCTGGTGTCAGGACGACCTGGAGGCCTGGATCGAGCAGCGGATCCAGGGTGCGCCTGAGCGGTCGGACCATTCCTGA
- a CDS encoding integrase arm-type DNA-binding domain-containing protein, with protein sequence MALTDKEVRALPQRSRRYRVSDGAGLLLEVDPAGGKYWLWRHRFPPTKDGRRQDLRIGPYPRISLKAARDIRDEQKRLLYEDGINPCDAKKRSKDHRWGKHAQLTFEAVALDWHATKTAGTWTERHSDDVLKKLNKDILPAIGGMAIAAITAQDCLVVLRSIEQRGSHETAKRSLGVISQVLDYAVAIGHCTINPAHSLKRHAPVKQTTSHYPCIAWSELPELLAAMRANTIGADASTLNAMALLALTFVRTSELIGARWEEFDFEEALWTIPAERMKGRRGNRREHLVPLSRQAAAILQAQHAISGPSGYVFQSQRTATGFISNNTVNMALKRMGFDGRMCGHGFRALAMTNIQEQLGIELRIVDRQLAHIEKNKVTAAYNRAEYWPQRVAMMQRWADLLDQVV encoded by the coding sequence TTGGCTCTAACCGACAAGGAAGTTCGCGCTCTGCCACAGCGATCTCGGCGCTACCGGGTCTCGGACGGCGCTGGGCTGCTCCTGGAGGTCGATCCCGCCGGTGGCAAGTACTGGCTCTGGCGGCACCGCTTCCCGCCCACCAAGGACGGACGACGGCAGGATTTGCGCATCGGCCCCTATCCAAGGATTTCGCTCAAGGCCGCCCGCGACATCCGAGATGAGCAGAAACGTCTGCTCTATGAGGACGGAATCAATCCCTGTGATGCCAAGAAACGCAGCAAGGATCACCGCTGGGGCAAGCATGCCCAGCTCACCTTTGAGGCCGTGGCCCTCGACTGGCACGCCACCAAGACGGCCGGCACCTGGACCGAGCGCCACAGCGATGACGTCCTCAAAAAGCTCAACAAGGACATCCTTCCCGCCATCGGCGGCATGGCCATCGCTGCCATCACCGCCCAGGACTGCCTGGTCGTGCTGCGCTCCATCGAGCAGCGGGGCTCCCACGAAACCGCCAAACGCTCCCTGGGCGTGATCAGTCAGGTGCTCGATTACGCCGTCGCCATCGGCCACTGCACCATCAACCCGGCCCACTCCCTCAAGCGCCATGCCCCGGTCAAGCAGACCACCAGCCACTACCCCTGCATCGCCTGGAGTGAGCTGCCCGAGCTGCTGGCGGCCATGCGCGCCAACACCATCGGCGCCGATGCCAGCACGCTCAACGCCATGGCCTTGCTGGCCCTGACCTTCGTGCGCACCAGCGAGCTGATCGGCGCCCGCTGGGAGGAGTTCGACTTCGAGGAGGCCCTCTGGACCATCCCGGCTGAGCGCATGAAGGGCCGGCGCGGCAACCGCCGTGAGCACCTCGTGCCCCTCTCACGCCAGGCCGCGGCGATCCTCCAGGCCCAGCACGCGATCAGCGGTCCCAGCGGCTACGTCTTTCAGAGTCAGCGCACCGCCACCGGATTCATCAGCAACAACACCGTGAACATGGCCCTCAAGCGCATGGGCTTCGATGGGCGCATGTGCGGCCACGGCTTCCGCGCCCTGGCCATGACCAACATCCAGGAGCAGCTGGGCATCGAGCTGCGCATCGTCGATCGCCAGCTTGCCCACATCGAGAAGAACAAGGTCACTGCCGCCTACAACCGCGCCGAGTATTGGCCGCAACGGGTCGCGATGATGCAGCGCTGGGCCGACCTGCTCGATCAGGTCGTCTGA
- a CDS encoding Bro-N domain-containing protein — MDQLADHPCGFVSVAFEGHGIRVCTDHRGDAWFVAADVCAALALRQDRTLAVLAEDECSIHSREGPGTVPITLTLVSEAGLLRILRFGDRPKARRLRRWITQQVLPCLHRRIDASTASAKNLQTARPTQIVVALLNIAEAMARLPGVRSADAMAAALAAIEVNTGLSTTALLQVLQNRPEQVSIGDGDRTADPLASGRWPDSPPHSHRCPPPTT; from the coding sequence ATGGACCAGCTCGCTGATCACCCCTGTGGGTTCGTGTCTGTCGCCTTCGAAGGGCATGGCATCCGCGTGTGCACCGATCATCGGGGCGATGCCTGGTTTGTCGCTGCCGATGTCTGCGCCGCGCTGGCGCTGCGCCAGGACCGAACGTTGGCGGTGCTCGCAGAGGACGAGTGCAGCATCCATTCCCGGGAGGGACCGGGCACCGTTCCCATCACCTTGACCCTGGTCAGCGAAGCGGGCCTGCTGCGGATCCTGCGGTTCGGGGATCGTCCAAAGGCGCGGCGGCTGCGGCGCTGGATCACCCAACAGGTGCTGCCCTGCCTGCATCGCCGCATCGACGCCTCAACCGCATCGGCGAAGAACCTTCAGACAGCCAGGCCCACGCAGATCGTGGTGGCGCTGCTGAACATTGCCGAGGCCATGGCCCGCCTGCCTGGGGTCAGATCCGCCGATGCCATGGCGGCGGCCCTGGCCGCCATCGAGGTGAATACGGGCCTGTCCACAACGGCGCTGCTGCAGGTCCTGCAGAACCGCCCGGAGCAGGTCTCCATCGGGGATGGCGACCGGACAGCAGATCCTCTGGCGTCCGGCCGTTGGCCCGATTCACCACCGCATTCGCATCGTTGCCCACCACCAACAACTTGA
- a CDS encoding helix-turn-helix transcriptional regulator, translating to MSSEYRYIEAKQLEAGQEFGRMLRRWRELNNWTQYTAYKWAKEAGFEVMAPSTLSVFENGKAPKPRPESFFALAEVNRRLAARDFSGVRTRALKDLISQAKPLVDDEQRVWGPAEFWSCHLGLLPVPTAYQAPAVPTQPEVDAAEAAKLSEQWRGQLVQTAKQHGIGVMEALSSAAKVAPAKQRQAFQAMLAGFEPYSAEQLQGMWDGEAWLPQRWLEEWSAKTGAS from the coding sequence ATGTCCTCTGAGTACCGGTACATCGAGGCCAAACAGCTCGAAGCCGGTCAGGAGTTCGGCCGGATGCTGAGGCGCTGGCGGGAGCTGAACAACTGGACCCAGTACACGGCCTACAAGTGGGCCAAGGAGGCCGGCTTTGAAGTGATGGCCCCGAGCACCTTGAGCGTGTTCGAGAACGGCAAGGCCCCCAAGCCCCGCCCGGAGAGCTTCTTTGCCCTCGCCGAGGTGAATCGCCGCCTGGCCGCTAGGGATTTCAGTGGCGTGCGCACCCGCGCTCTCAAGGACCTGATCAGCCAGGCCAAGCCCCTGGTGGATGACGAGCAGCGGGTGTGGGGGCCCGCGGAGTTCTGGAGCTGCCACCTGGGCCTACTGCCGGTGCCGACCGCCTACCAGGCGCCTGCGGTGCCGACCCAGCCCGAGGTGGATGCCGCAGAAGCGGCGAAGCTGAGCGAGCAGTGGCGCGGCCAGCTGGTACAGACCGCCAAGCAGCACGGTATCGGCGTGATGGAGGCCCTGAGTTCCGCCGCCAAGGTGGCGCCAGCCAAGCAGCGGCAGGCCTTTCAGGCGATGCTGGCCGGCTTTGAGCCGTACTCCGCCGAGCAGCTGCAGGGCATGTGGGACGGAGAGGCGTGGCTGCCGCAGCGCTGGCTGGAGGAATGGTCCGCCAAGACGGGCGCCAGCTGA
- a CDS encoding ComEC/Rec2 family competence protein: MPATPVLQGSPPPGRGPWLRRLVWGALLALVVVRALWVVALPSPPAAADPVWSLNGRAGAPGAVVTLRGRALSDALPAGGGQCRALLQLPVGRTELRLPACEPLQEGWRLEARGRLRQPQPAPHPLLAGPAERLRRAGAATQLQVEELVVLSRPATPVADLRRALAQRLVAGAGSERGGVLAALVLGSARVPLPDTVRQAFRAAGLSHALAASGFHLSVLLGAVLPLGRRLPRWPRLALALGAMALFVLLAGPQPSVLRAVLMGGLALAVLECGQQGRPFGILMASALLLLLLQPAWLADVGFQLSVVATAALVVAAPPLEQALRRRLPRRCPAWLAASMAVPLAASLWTLPLQLFHFGVVPLYAVPANLLVAPLLTPLTLGAMALALLAVLLPGLLPLLLPPVAWLAGLVLAIVKAVAAWPLAQWQLGRPTPLLVLLLALGLLGLGLPRLARGWRRLALALLVLVALGHVALLRGDQLLLVHQGSRDLLLARHQGRAALVSAQADGLSCSQARQLATGFGVARFDWVLLLDPLPAAEPACWQAQAGLVLASEDGSPPLRQGQWLGSPGLVAEALSGDSRGVRLLVGSRRWLLLPDRQALWAWQQLAGEGSAPAGEGVWLGFPPRRAERRTLPAGNGQAVWLSGGQPGGGEAGAGDAVGGRLPPGWATTGASGSLQQGWG, encoded by the coding sequence ATGCCGGCCACCCCTGTGCTTCAGGGCTCTCCCCCGCCGGGGAGGGGGCCCTGGCTCCGCCGGCTCGTGTGGGGCGCCCTGCTCGCCCTGGTGGTGGTGCGGGCCCTGTGGGTGGTGGCCCTGCCGTCTCCGCCCGCTGCGGCAGACCCCGTCTGGAGTCTGAATGGCCGCGCCGGCGCCCCCGGGGCGGTGGTGACGCTGCGGGGCCGGGCCCTCAGCGATGCCCTGCCGGCGGGCGGCGGTCAGTGCCGGGCCCTGCTGCAGCTGCCGGTGGGACGCACCGAGCTGCGGCTGCCCGCCTGCGAGCCCCTGCAGGAGGGCTGGCGCCTGGAGGCGCGGGGCCGGCTGCGCCAGCCCCAGCCGGCTCCCCATCCGCTCCTGGCCGGACCGGCGGAACGGCTGCGCCGCGCCGGTGCCGCCACCCAGCTCCAGGTGGAGGAGCTGGTCGTGCTCAGCAGGCCCGCCACCCCGGTGGCGGATCTGCGCCGGGCCCTGGCCCAGCGGCTGGTGGCGGGTGCCGGGTCCGAGCGCGGTGGCGTGCTGGCGGCCCTGGTGCTCGGCAGTGCCCGGGTGCCGTTGCCGGACACGGTGCGGCAGGCGTTCCGGGCGGCGGGCCTCTCCCATGCCCTGGCCGCCTCCGGCTTCCACCTGAGCGTGCTGCTGGGGGCGGTGCTGCCCCTGGGCCGCCGCCTGCCCCGCTGGCCGCGGCTGGCCCTGGCCCTGGGGGCCATGGCCCTGTTCGTGCTGCTGGCCGGGCCCCAGCCCTCGGTGCTGCGGGCCGTGCTGATGGGCGGGCTGGCGCTGGCGGTGCTGGAGTGCGGGCAGCAGGGGCGCCCGTTCGGCATCCTGATGGCCAGTGCCCTGCTGTTGCTGCTGCTGCAGCCGGCCTGGCTGGCCGATGTGGGCTTCCAGCTGAGCGTGGTGGCCACCGCGGCCCTGGTGGTGGCGGCCCCTCCCCTGGAGCAGGCCCTGCGCCGCCGGCTGCCGCGGCGCTGCCCGGCCTGGCTGGCGGCCTCGATGGCGGTGCCCCTGGCGGCCTCCCTCTGGACCCTGCCGCTGCAGCTGTTCCACTTCGGCGTGGTGCCGCTCTATGCCGTGCCGGCCAATCTGCTGGTGGCGCCCCTGCTCACCCCGCTCACCCTCGGGGCCATGGCCCTGGCGCTGCTGGCGGTGCTGCTGCCCGGGCTGCTCCCCCTGCTGCTGCCGCCGGTGGCCTGGCTGGCCGGCCTGGTGCTGGCCATCGTGAAGGCGGTGGCCGCATGGCCGCTGGCCCAGTGGCAGCTGGGGCGGCCCACTCCCCTGCTGGTGCTGCTGCTGGCCCTCGGGCTGCTGGGGCTCGGTCTGCCGCGGCTGGCGCGGGGCTGGCGGCGGCTGGCGCTGGCTCTGCTGGTGCTGGTGGCGCTGGGGCACGTCGCCCTGCTGCGGGGAGACCAGCTGCTGCTGGTGCATCAGGGCAGCCGCGATCTGCTGCTGGCCCGCCATCAGGGCCGGGCCGCCCTGGTGAGTGCCCAGGCGGATGGGCTGAGCTGCTCGCAGGCGCGCCAGCTGGCCACGGGGTTCGGCGTGGCGCGCTTCGACTGGGTGCTGCTGCTGGATCCGCTGCCTGCCGCGGAGCCGGCCTGCTGGCAGGCGCAGGCGGGCCTGGTGCTGGCGAGCGAGGACGGCAGTCCACCCCTCCGGCAGGGGCAGTGGCTGGGCAGCCCCGGCCTGGTGGCTGAAGCGCTCAGCGGCGACAGCCGGGGCGTGCGCCTCTTGGTGGGATCCCGCCGCTGGCTGTTGCTGCCCGACCGCCAGGCCCTGTGGGCCTGGCAGCAGCTGGCCGGGGAGGGATCAGCGCCGGCGGGTGAGGGTGTCTGGCTCGGCTTTCCGCCGCGCCGCGCCGAGCGGCGGACCCTGCCCGCCGGCAACGGCCAGGCCGTGTGGCTCAGTGGCGGCCAGCCCGGGGGCGGCGAGGCCGGTGCTGGAGATGCCGTGGGCGGGCGGCTGCCCCCGGGCTGGGCGACCACGGGGGCCAGCGGATCGCTGCAGCAGGGGTGGGGCTGA